TCTAGGCTTTCTTTCAGCCCTTGGGGATGGCTATGGGGCCAAGCTGATGAAGGTTATCGTTGCGGGCTATGGGGAGTTCTTCAGAGGTAGTCCATTGATAGTCCAGCTCTTATTCTTCTACTTCTCCATACCCGCCCTCACCGGCCTCAACTGGGATGCGTTCACAGCCGGCGCCGTGACGCTCATGCTGAACAGCGGAGCCTATCAGAAGGGCTACTTCAAGGGGGCCATAGAGGCCGTTTTTAAGGACCAGCTCATGGCCGCCAAGTCACTGGGAATGACCTTCGGGCAGACGCTGAGGCACGTGGTCCTTCCCCAAGCTCTCAGGATAGTTATACCACCGTGGACCAACGAGTACATATCCCTCGGCCTCAGCACATCAGCCTTGATAGTGTTGGGGATAAGGGAACTCACGAACATATCCAAGAGCATCGCAGCCCAGACCTTCAGACCGTTGGAGGTCTACCTGTTCGCCTCCGCCATATACTTCATCTGGATCACGGTATCGATGAGGATCTTCGACTGGATATATGAGAGGGTGAGGATACCTGGGCTGGAGGTCAACATATGATCCCCCACCCATTCTTGATGCGTGATAGATGTCTTGGGAAAGGAGGTCCTGAAAAAGGCAGCATCTCTCGAGGGGGATCAAGAAATCCCAGCTCGTCGTGAGTGAGAAGTACAAGCACTTCTCCAAGGGCCTGTATGAGGAAGTCAGGGGGTTCCGATCAAGAGAATGTGGCCAAAGTCATCCACTCCATATTGTTAGACGAGCGGATCTCCTGTAGGAGCGCTCGTGGACAGCATCTTGGTCGAGAGAGAATCTTCAAGAAATTCAAGGAGGACAGGGCTGTTTCCCTGGAGTTCTCTTGGAAAACCTTCAATAAAGTGCTGAGAAGGGCTTTGAGGAGGCCGGTGCACTTCTAAGCGTATGAGATATGTTGAGGAAGCGGGTAAATGGATACCTTAGGAGGCCCTGCAGCAGCCTCCATTATCATTCCGATCGACGGGACACTGATTCAGCTGATTGCTAATTTCTTCTTACTGTTTGATCCTAGAATGGGGTAGAAGCACATTGGTGAAAAGTATAGGGTTGACGGGGGTTTATTCGGCCTGCTCGCTCGGCATCTCTAATTATAGAAGTTCCCTTAGACTTTTAGGGACATTCACTCCCTCTTCATCCCGAGGACCCATTTACCTGAAATGCAGAGGCTCAGTAGGGAGATCAGCCTCACGATCCCCCCATCCAGCTCCTCCACACCGTCATCACCCATGTAGATCAGAAAACCCTTTCTAATCCCGTACCTACCCATGAAGAAAGCTAGGTTCCTCAGATCATCTCTTCTAAGTGAGTCCTTCGCCTTTACCTCGATGGGTGCGATAGAATCTCCGTCCAATACAACGAAATCTACCTCTCTTACCCCTTCCCTCCAGTAGTAGACGGCGTTCAGTAATGAGGCTGCGATCGACTCGAGCAGGGCCCCCCTCTCAATCCTCGGTACCAATCCGTAGAGTAGGGACCAGTGGTATGGATAGATCCTCTTCATCTTCCTGGAACTGGCCCTGACCGAGGGTCTGTAGTTCCTCAGGATCCTGACAAGGTAGGAATTCTCCATGTATCCCAAGTATTTGTAGAGGGTCTTCTTGCTCATCCCGACCTCACCAGCTAGCGTGTTCACATTGAGATAGAGACCCGGTTCAGAGAAGAGGAGAGAGAGGATCTCGTATGTTCTGAACCTGTCGAGTCCACGAGTAGAGAGGTCCGAGGCCAGCACCTTCTCCAGCACGCTCTCCCTTATATAGGTCAATGCAGGGACATCGCTCCAGTTGACTATCTCAGGGAAAGGTTTCCTGAGGTACTCTTCAAGCACGGCTAGGAGATCATCCCTCCAGAGATCAGGGTTATCGACTGTTCTACCTGTCTTCAGCTCGAAGAACTCGATAAGCGACAGCGGTTCAACCTTGTGTATGATGTACCTCCCAGCTAGGTTCCTCTGAGCGTCTTCTTCCAAGTGGAGGCTTGAAGATCCACTCACGAGGATCTTAAGGTTCGGGTGGGAGTCGTAGATGATCTTCAACCATGAGGACCATCCATCGACCTTTTGGATCTCGTCTAGGAGGAGATATACCCTTTCAGATCTCCAGTCCACTCCGGTTAGCTGAGAGTATGATCTCAGGATCTCCAATATTCCATCCTCGGCTACGTCGAAGGAGTAGTAGACTATGCGCCTCGGCTGGACTCCCCTCCCAATGAGATGGTCCACGAGCTGGTAGAGGATGGTGGACTTGCCCACCCTTCTGAGACCGGTGATCAGCTGAATTTGCCTGAGATCCAGCCCCTTCACTACATCGGTGAAGATTTTCCTTCGGTAGGGTTTTGCGAGATCCCCCCCGACGCTTCCATCCCTCCACCAAGGGTTGAATAAGAGGAGTAGGTCCTTTGAGATCACGTTAGTATACCAAAGAAAACTAATATATAAATATTAGTTTCCTAAAGGAAACTAATATGAGCTTGGGCGCGCTGGGAGCGCTGAGCTCGAATCCGGCATGGAAAAGGTTATATTGGCTAAAAGCGCTGCTTTCACAGTAGGTTCCCCCAGAGTCCTCTACCTTTATGCCTCATCCTCGATATTGAAATATTGAAATTCTTTTACAAGGGGGGTGGGAGGTTGAAGATAAGGCTCGTCAGGGGTCTCGTGAGACTGCCTAGGGAAGTGCTCGAGTCCCTCGGGTGGAGGGACGGCATGGTCGTCAAGATAGAGGCTGACGGGGATAAGGTGGTGATAAGGCCCGCCTTCCCCACCAGTTGCACGGGGATGGTCGGCTGACACAGGCCCTCCACCCTCATCTCCTCATGAGAGATTTGGAGATGGAGGAATAAACGATTGTAACACCTTCATAATGATTAATTACTCGTCCCTCCCCATATAGTTGAGTAAAGATGAGGGTTAGTGAGTTCATGAGTGACGACCCGCTGGTGGTGAGTCCCGATATCACCGTGGCTGAGGCACTTAATCTGATGAGCGAGAGGGACGTTTGGAGTCCAGTCGTCCGTAAGGAGGGTGAGATCTCTGGATTTTTAACGGAGAGAGACGTAATGACCGGGATAATCGCAGCTAGGCTGACTCCTCACCAAGTTAAGGTCGAGGATGTCATGAGCAGGAGATACGGGGTGCTCAGGCCTGATGAGACCTTGGCCGACGCTGCCAGGGCGATGATGAAGGTGAAGGCTAGGCTAGTGGTGCTTGACGATGGTCAGCTTGTCGGTGTCGTTACGGCAGCTGACATAGTGAGGGCCTACGCTGAGACCACCACGACAAGTCCCCCCTTGAAACCCTACGCTACATGGGAGGTCCTGAAGATCCATTCCCAAGCTAGTGTGAGGGAAGCCGTCAGGATAATGAAGGTAGAGAGGGTGGGTAGCCTCTTGGTGGAGGAGGAGAGGAAGATAAAGGGCATATTCACCGAGAGGGACGCTGTGAAGAGGTTCCTCGTGGGCGGAGGCGATCCCTGCGATCCGGTGGGCAAGTACTCCACCTATGATCTCGTGACCTTAGATGCGGGCGCCACGCTCGTTGAAGCCGCGAGGTTAATGGCTAGCTCTAGGATAAAGAGGCTTCCCCTCACCTCCGAGGGGGAGATAAGGGGAATAATAACGGCTAGAGATGTGGTGGAAGCCATATGGCGGATGACGACGGAGGAGGAACTGGTGCCCTGAGGTCTCCATCCCAGCCCCAGTCCCTGAAGGGCGTCAAGGTGGTCGGAAAGGTAGTTATGACTAGGCGGCAGTACAAGTGCAACTACGTTCCGCTCGTGAAACTAGCCAGTCTCCTCACAAAGCTCAAGGAGGGAGAAGGCATACTCGTGGCTATCGAGACCGCTAGGTTCAGCATAGAATCAGTTGCAGCCTTGGCAAAGGCTTATGGAGCAAAGATAGAGGCCCTGTCGTCCGAAGGGGAGCTGGTCACTCTCCTCATTAAGAAGGACTGATTCTAGGTGAATTGTCTGCATTAACTTGGTAGGGGACCCAGTAAACGATTAAACTTTCACCCTCACCTCCCCCCGATGTCGCTTGGAGAGCTGGTCTTCCTCCTGCTGACCGTGGTCTTGGGAATCGTAGACTTCGTCCCTACTGTGTTTTACTGGATCCAATCTCTGTTCAGTAGGGGACTCGCCAAAGCCCTAGACGCCCCCGTGGCCCGTAGGAATTGGCTGGACTGGATCTTCACCCTCACCTGGCTGGCCGTGGGAGCGATCAGCCTGCTGATGAGCAATCCTCCATCAGTTTTCACCCTGTTCGTCTTCTTGGCCTTTAAGAGCGGAGTGGATCTCGGCGCCAAGTTGATGTATGGAGTTCATGACTTGAAGGTGATGAAAACCCGAAGATTCGTGACAGGACCCCTCTTCGTGGCCCTGATGATCGCAGCCCTGCCGAGCATCCTCTTTCTCTTGAGCTGGAAATTGTTCTACCACCTCCTCCTGAATGTGAGCGCCGGCCTACTAGGCGTTCCCGTATCCAAAGCATCTTTCTATCTATGGTTGGGCGGCGTCTTTTTCGGCGGTGCGTTCGGAGTCCTCAGGTCGAGAGGAGAAGAGGGAATCCTCCTGAGGGGAGAGCTGGCCTTAGTCTTGGGTTCCTCAATCCCCTAACCGAAAGGTTTTCAGCGTCTCCTAACCAAAACTATTGTTGTGGGTGTGATCCATGGACATGAGCGTCAGGGAGGACTTCCCTATCCTCCGGATTAAGGTGAACGATCATCCTCTCATTTACTTCGATAACGCAGCCACCACCCAGAGGCCGGTTCAGGTGATTAATGCAATAAGAGAGTTCTACGAGAATCTCAACGCTAATGTCCATAGGGGAATACATTATCTCAGCAGGGAAGCATCCGAGCTCTATGAGGGGGCTCACGAAACGCTAGCTAAGTTCATAAATGCCGATTTCGAGGAGGTGGTCTTCACATCCAACACTACCGAGTCGATAAACCTAGTGGCTTGGGGGTGGGCTCTCCATCACTTGAAGAAGGGAGAGAGGATAGTCACAACTGTCATGGAGCATCACAGCAACATACTTCCTTGGAGGACCGTTGCCGAGCTGACCGGGGCTGAAGTGGTCTATGCTGACGTGGACAACGAGGGAGTGCCTAAGATGAGGGAGTTGGAATCCTTAATCGATGATAGGACCAGGATAGTGGCCATATCCGGCATGTCCAACGTTACCGGTGCGATCCCAGATGTGGAGAGGGCAGTCAAGGCGGCCCATCAGGTGGGGGCCGTGGTGGTGCTCGACGGGGCTCAGATGGTGCCCCACGTGCCCGTCGATGTGAGGAAGCTCGATGCTGATTTCCTAGCGTTCTCAGGTCATAAGATGCTTGGACCCACGGGCACGGGGGTGCTCTACGGGAGAAAAGATCTTCTTGAGGAAATGAGGCCGGCCAAGCCGGGAGGCGGTACTATAAGGGACGTCACGCTCGAAGGCGTGGACTGGGCCGAACTGCCTTGGAAGCATGAGGGAGGAACCCCTAACATAGCGGGCGGTATAGGGCTGGCTAAGGCTGCAGAGTACCTCATGAGGATAGGGATGGAGAGAGTCAGGGAGCACGAAAAGGAGCTCACTAGAAAGGGACTGGAGCTCCTTTCCGGTTTAGACGGCGTAATCCTGTACGGACCGATGGATGTGGACAGGAGGGGCGGTATAATTACGCTCAACGTGAAGGGGATGGATCCTCACATGGTCGGGGCCCTGCTCGACGCTCAGGGGATAGCTGTCAGGACGGGCCTTCACTGCGCACATCCTCTACATAGGCGATTGGGTGCAGGAGATGGCACGGTCAGGGCTAGCTTCTACCTGTACAATACTGAGGATGAGGTGGAGAGGTTCGTCCAGGTCCTCGAGTCGATCGTTGAAGGCAGATGGTAATATTTATCAATATTGTTTTATCTATAACTATGGTGAATTCATGATTTATGTTGGATCAGAGGCCCCTGATTTCACCCTTCCGGACCAGTTCGGTGAGGAGGTCAGGCTCTCGGACTTCAGGGGAAGGAGGGTGGTCCTCTCATTTCATCCACTCGCCTGGACAAGCATCTGTGAAGAACAGGTAAAAGAGCTGGAGGCCATTTACGACGAGCTATCTGAGCTTAACGCCATCCCTCTCAGCATAAGTGTTGATCCAGTTCCAACGAAGAGAGCTTGGGCCAAGCACATGGGTGTAGTGAAGACACCGCTTCTATCGGACTTCTGGCCCCATGGAAAGGTTGCGCGCGCTTACGGGCTGTTCAACGAGGAGAGGGGGATTTCGGGGAGAGCAGTTGTCGTTGTAGATGAAGGAGGCCGGGTGGTCTACGCTAGGGAGTATCCCCTGGGGGAGAAGCCCGATATGGCGGAGGTCCTCGAATTTCTCAGATCCAAGTCTAAGTGACTGTCAACGCCTCAGTGTCACATCGATGGCTTCACTAACTCAATCTCTCTTGATGATACGGGCATGATCGATTTAACGATCTTTAATTAGTTCGTCCGTGGCATCTAGCCAGCAGATAGTGCGCTCGCGGGGGGATCGCTGGTGCAAATAAGACAGACGTCTCCTTATAAAT
This genomic stretch from Thermoproteota archaeon harbors:
- a CDS encoding amino acid ABC transporter permease is translated as LGFLSALGDGYGAKLMKVIVAGYGEFFRGSPLIVQLLFFYFSIPALTGLNWDAFTAGAVTLMLNSGAYQKGYFKGAIEAVFKDQLMAAKSLGMTFGQTLRHVVLPQALRIVIPPWTNEYISLGLSTSALIVLGIRELTNISKSIAAQTFRPLEVYLFASAIYFIWITVSMRIFDWIYERVRIPGLEVNI
- a CDS encoding ATP-binding protein produces the protein MISKDLLLLFNPWWRDGSVGGDLAKPYRRKIFTDVVKGLDLRQIQLITGLRRVGKSTILYQLVDHLIGRGVQPRRIVYYSFDVAEDGILEILRSYSQLTGVDWRSERVYLLLDEIQKVDGWSSWLKIIYDSHPNLKILVSGSSSLHLEEDAQRNLAGRYIIHKVEPLSLIEFFELKTGRTVDNPDLWRDDLLAVLEEYLRKPFPEIVNWSDVPALTYIRESVLEKVLASDLSTRGLDRFRTYEILSLLFSEPGLYLNVNTLAGEVGMSKKTLYKYLGYMENSYLVRILRNYRPSVRASSRKMKRIYPYHWSLLYGLVPRIERGALLESIAASLLNAVYYWREGVREVDFVVLDGDSIAPIEVKAKDSLRRDDLRNLAFFMGRYGIRKGFLIYMGDDGVEELDGGIVRLISLLSLCISGKWVLGMKRE
- a CDS encoding AbrB/MazE/SpoVT family DNA-binding domain-containing protein; this translates as MKIRLVRGLVRLPREVLESLGWRDGMVVKIEADGDKVVIRPAFPTSCTGMVG
- a CDS encoding CBS domain-containing protein, translating into MRVSEFMSDDPLVVSPDITVAEALNLMSERDVWSPVVRKEGEISGFLTERDVMTGIIAARLTPHQVKVEDVMSRRYGVLRPDETLADAARAMMKVKARLVVLDDGQLVGVVTAADIVRAYAETTTTSPPLKPYATWEVLKIHSQASVREAVRIMKVERVGSLLVEEERKIKGIFTERDAVKRFLVGGGDPCDPVGKYSTYDLVTLDAGATLVEAARLMASSRIKRLPLTSEGEIRGIITARDVVEAIWRMTTEEELVP
- a CDS encoding SufS family cysteine desulfurase; this encodes MDMSVREDFPILRIKVNDHPLIYFDNAATTQRPVQVINAIREFYENLNANVHRGIHYLSREASELYEGAHETLAKFINADFEEVVFTSNTTESINLVAWGWALHHLKKGERIVTTVMEHHSNILPWRTVAELTGAEVVYADVDNEGVPKMRELESLIDDRTRIVAISGMSNVTGAIPDVERAVKAAHQVGAVVVLDGAQMVPHVPVDVRKLDADFLAFSGHKMLGPTGTGVLYGRKDLLEEMRPAKPGGGTIRDVTLEGVDWAELPWKHEGGTPNIAGGIGLAKAAEYLMRIGMERVREHEKELTRKGLELLSGLDGVILYGPMDVDRRGGIITLNVKGMDPHMVGALLDAQGIAVRTGLHCAHPLHRRLGAGDGTVRASFYLYNTEDEVERFVQVLESIVEGRW
- a CDS encoding peroxiredoxin, which translates into the protein MIYVGSEAPDFTLPDQFGEEVRLSDFRGRRVVLSFHPLAWTSICEEQVKELEAIYDELSELNAIPLSISVDPVPTKRAWAKHMGVVKTPLLSDFWPHGKVARAYGLFNEERGISGRAVVVVDEGGRVVYAREYPLGEKPDMAEVLEFLRSKSK